One segment of Deltaproteobacteria bacterium DNA contains the following:
- a CDS encoding HNH endonuclease: protein MSELSWPALVRLVHDRARQCCEYCQTSQVMIGQAMHVEHIDPRGGNDSANLCLACPTCNLSKATATSAIDPETKETVALFHPRTQSWPEHFRWIDGARRAQGLTPTGRAMVERLRMNQSRVVVARALWVKVNCHPPIFED from the coding sequence ATGAGTGAATTGTCCTGGCCCGCTCTTGTCCGTCTTGTCCACGATCGCGCCCGGCAGTGCTGTGAATACTGCCAGACGAGTCAAGTGATGATCGGACAGGCGATGCATGTTGAACATATCGATCCCCGAGGTGGAAATGATTCCGCCAATCTGTGCCTTGCCTGTCCGACGTGTAACCTCAGCAAAGCAACCGCTACATCTGCTATCGATCCCGAAACGAAAGAAACGGTGGCTCTGTTTCATCCCCGTACGCAGTCCTGGCCAGAGCATTTTCGCTGGATCGATGGTGCCCGACGGGCGCAAGGACTGACCCCAACAGGGCGGGCCATGGTCGAGCGCTTACGCATGAATCAGTCTCGGGTGGTTGTCGCGCGTGCGTTGTGGGTCAAGGTCAACTGTCATCCCCCCATCTTTGAAGATTAG
- a CDS encoding glycosyltransferase family 4 protein encodes MRILQVVHEFPPEAWAGTELVTLHLSQALQARGHEVTIFLRVADPAAEELSVCEEQRYGLPIVTVVNNYTKTTSSRLTYDNAFFDDVFVQLLERLQPDVVHFQHVAHLSVNLIPLARALGYPTVLSLHDFYFVCHRIHLVDSQQRLCAGPERGERCVPCLQEHVPAETARHRFPFMEQALQAPDVVLTPSRFLEQRMLEYFPALRSRLRTVPLGVPRPVVPDREAYDASRPLRILYVGVLIPHKGAHVLLEALRGLPTDAFATSFYGMALSGWQWYADRLAELAAGLPVHFRGVYAHEELGPILAQHDVLVMPGICEETFSLMTREALLAGLPVIAARRGALPEAVVDGENGFLFEPENADELRHLLSRLIEQPELCVQLQSQRLSVKTVDEYTDDMEAVYAELCATPRAAATLPQRLVAQQHELLALQRRNEQQQDELRTTAQTLREQEVRLGAIYDSTTWRLYRGYETCVRFLKQTPFRQLRRWLLGTEKKPA; translated from the coding sequence ATGCGTATCCTTCAGGTCGTGCATGAATTTCCGCCCGAGGCGTGGGCCGGGACGGAACTCGTCACCTTGCATCTCTCGCAAGCCTTACAGGCGCGGGGGCATGAGGTGACGATTTTCTTGCGCGTTGCTGACCCTGCTGCCGAGGAATTGTCTGTTTGTGAAGAGCAGCGCTACGGGTTGCCGATTGTCACGGTCGTCAATAATTATACGAAGACCACGTCTTCGCGGCTGACATACGATAACGCTTTTTTCGATGACGTGTTCGTGCAGTTGCTTGAGCGCCTCCAGCCGGACGTTGTGCATTTCCAGCACGTGGCGCATTTGTCGGTGAATCTGATTCCCCTGGCCAGGGCGTTGGGCTATCCGACGGTCTTGAGTCTCCACGACTTTTATTTCGTGTGTCATCGTATCCATCTCGTTGATAGCCAACAGCGGTTGTGTGCCGGGCCGGAGCGCGGCGAGCGCTGCGTGCCGTGTCTGCAAGAGCATGTCCCAGCGGAAACCGCACGTCATCGTTTTCCGTTCATGGAACAAGCGTTGCAAGCGCCGGACGTAGTGCTCACGCCCTCGCGGTTTCTGGAGCAACGCATGCTAGAGTATTTCCCCGCGTTGCGGTCACGTTTGCGTACCGTTCCCCTCGGGGTACCGCGACCGGTCGTCCCTGATCGAGAAGCCTACGATGCCAGCCGTCCTTTGCGCATTTTGTATGTTGGCGTCCTTATCCCGCACAAAGGGGCGCATGTGTTGCTGGAGGCGTTGCGTGGTTTGCCTACCGACGCCTTCGCGACTTCGTTCTACGGCATGGCCCTGTCCGGGTGGCAATGGTACGCTGACCGCCTCGCCGAACTCGCCGCTGGGCTGCCCGTGCATTTCCGTGGCGTGTACGCTCACGAGGAACTCGGCCCCATCTTGGCGCAACATGACGTGTTGGTGATGCCCGGCATATGCGAGGAAACGTTTTCGCTCATGACCCGGGAAGCGTTGCTGGCCGGCCTGCCGGTGATCGCGGCGCGGCGCGGCGCGCTGCCCGAAGCTGTAGTCGATGGCGAGAATGGGTTTCTGTTCGAGCCGGAGAATGCCGACGAGCTTCGCCATTTACTGTCGCGATTGATCGAGCAGCCGGAGTTGTGCGTGCAACTGCAAAGCCAACGGCTTTCCGTAAAGACGGTGGACGAGTATACCGATGACATGGAAGCCGTGTACGCTGAACTCTGTGCGACTCCTCGGGCTGCTGCGACGCTGCCCCAACGCTTGGTAGCGCAGCAACATGAACTGCTGGCGCTCCAGCGACGGAACGAGCAGCAGCAGGACGAGCTGCGGACGACGGCACAGACGCTCCGAGAACAAGAGGTACGGTTGGGCGCGATTTACGACTCGACCACGTGGAGGTTGTATCGCGGCTACGAAACCTGTGTCCGCTTCTTGAAACAGACACCTTTCCGGCAGTTGCGTCGTTGGCTGTTGGGGACGGAGAAAAAACCGGCGTGA
- a CDS encoding class I SAM-dependent methyltransferase, with product MADEGTSKKTVAPFDYADYERQCRDRRWNRDLLAPYVEHFRGCRQVLDLACGPGLFLELLAENGIAATGVERNPEAVRLVREQGGSVVEADVFAFLAESPAAYDGVFCSHFIEHLPFEKVLSLIESIAHRLEPGGTFVLVFPNPESIRMQLFGFWRDPEHVRFYHPELIEAVCKHYGFSVVAFNWREAPFAVPPPQAPSPPSPSVVIEPVPQEPATGLRQLGGRLYRKLLRALRLASRGEVTALEAYIHQGRVTLPQEFLDWAARADFALNRMWAWHDNALIVCRKPQAEREDLAS from the coding sequence ATGGCGGACGAAGGTACGAGCAAGAAAACTGTGGCTCCTTTCGACTACGCGGATTACGAGCGTCAGTGTCGGGACCGTCGCTGGAACAGGGATCTGCTGGCACCGTATGTAGAGCATTTTCGTGGGTGTCGTCAGGTGTTGGACCTTGCCTGTGGTCCGGGCCTGTTCCTGGAATTGCTGGCGGAAAACGGCATTGCTGCGACAGGAGTCGAGCGCAACCCGGAGGCGGTGCGTCTGGTGCGCGAACAGGGTGGAAGCGTCGTGGAGGCGGATGTCTTCGCGTTCCTCGCTGAGTCGCCTGCCGCCTATGACGGAGTCTTTTGTTCGCACTTCATCGAGCATTTGCCGTTCGAGAAGGTGCTCAGTCTGATCGAATCGATTGCGCACCGCCTCGAACCTGGAGGGACGTTCGTCCTGGTGTTTCCCAACCCCGAGTCCATTCGTATGCAATTATTCGGCTTCTGGCGCGACCCCGAGCACGTGCGCTTCTATCATCCGGAATTGATCGAAGCGGTATGCAAACATTATGGCTTCTCGGTCGTTGCCTTTAACTGGCGCGAGGCTCCGTTTGCCGTGCCGCCACCGCAGGCACCCTCACCGCCGAGTCCGAGCGTCGTTATCGAACCGGTGCCGCAAGAACCGGCGACCGGGCTGCGCCAGCTAGGAGGGCGGCTGTATCGCAAGCTGCTGCGTGCTCTGCGGCTGGCTTCGCGCGGAGAGGTGACGGCGTTGGAAGCCTACATCCACCAGGGGAGGGTGACGCTCCCGCAAGAATTCCTCGACTGGGCGGCGCGTGCGGACTTCGCGCTGAACCGTATGTGGGCGTGGCACGACAACGCCCTGATCGTGTGCCGGAAACCGCAGGCAGAGCGCGAGGACCTCGCCTCATGA
- a CDS encoding glycosyltransferase family 2 protein, whose product MSDRVRASVLLVTKNGERYLDELLAAVKAQTGPVAVAEIIAIDSGSRDRTLDILRRHDVRVVRIPPHEFGHGKTRNLAASQAQGEVLVFLTQDATPANEHWLHRLVAPLLADELVVGAFSRHLPRSHCHPMEWRRIVQEELSGKTESRINRLQDNPDYARNPGLYYFFANVSSVLRRTTWERFPFPVVEFGEDQLWAQQVLEAGYRTAYCADSVVYHSHSYGPWPNLRRHFDHFWALSKKTVLTQQRTLRSCLPLAVGAARRDLSFWRWLTGLGRVRVAAEWGIAAVGWHLAANLGVWLGERANRLPYGVCRFLSLQEHIKRQ is encoded by the coding sequence ATGAGCGACCGAGTACGGGCTTCAGTACTTTTGGTGACGAAGAATGGCGAGCGCTATCTCGACGAATTGCTTGCCGCAGTGAAGGCACAAACCGGACCGGTAGCGGTGGCGGAGATCATCGCGATTGACTCGGGCTCGCGCGATCGTACCCTGGACATCTTGCGTCGCCACGACGTGAGGGTCGTGCGTATTCCGCCGCATGAGTTCGGCCATGGCAAAACCCGTAACCTGGCGGCGTCGCAGGCGCAAGGCGAGGTGCTGGTCTTTTTGACGCAAGACGCGACGCCGGCCAACGAACATTGGTTGCATCGGCTCGTCGCTCCACTGTTAGCTGACGAGTTGGTGGTGGGTGCGTTCAGTCGTCATCTGCCACGGTCGCACTGCCACCCCATGGAATGGCGTCGCATTGTCCAGGAGGAGTTGTCCGGGAAGACAGAGTCTCGCATCAATCGCCTGCAGGACAATCCCGACTATGCGCGGAACCCCGGGCTCTACTATTTCTTTGCCAACGTCAGTTCTGTGCTCCGTCGTACGACTTGGGAGCGGTTTCCTTTTCCTGTCGTCGAGTTCGGTGAAGACCAACTGTGGGCGCAGCAGGTGCTGGAAGCCGGGTATCGCACCGCATATTGCGCGGATTCGGTTGTCTATCATTCGCACAGCTACGGCCCGTGGCCCAACTTGCGTCGTCATTTCGATCATTTCTGGGCGCTCTCCAAAAAGACCGTGTTGACGCAGCAACGGACCTTGCGCTCCTGTCTGCCTTTAGCTGTAGGCGCGGCGCGGCGCGATCTCTCGTTTTGGCGCTGGCTGACTGGCTTGGGCAGAGTGCGCGTGGCGGCGGAATGGGGGATAGCGGCGGTTGGTTGGCACTTGGCCGCGAATCTGGGAGTGTGGCTAGGCGAACGGGCGAACCGGCTGCCGTATGGTGTCTGCCGGTTCTTGTCGCTACAAGAGCACATCAAACGTCAATGA
- a CDS encoding glycosyltransferase, whose translation MTRTARVSVCIPTYNGAAFIAEALSSVLAQSFTDFELLVVDDGSNDGTLEILRSFTDERLHIHQNERRLGIPGNWNRCVALARGEYLTIFHQDDMMLPDNLSRKIQLLTHAADVGFVHSAIELARDGSAPTNPREWVENAQADFIVEGCRYFRKLLFHENCICAPTVVTRREALLALGGFDENLSYACDYEMWMKLCVENRVGFLAQPLVRYRWHEKNASHLFRFGRGEEENALARLRALDFYRAKQPQSEECEIVTDAALALQKVRARLEELERYKVWLEQQVENWRGSAEERGRWAETLEQGKTWLEQQVQAWKATAAERGQRAEALEQSHSRLEQELNEWQSAAAERLPTLVSSEPERELDK comes from the coding sequence GTGACTCGAACGGCTCGTGTTAGCGTCTGTATTCCCACCTATAATGGCGCGGCGTTCATTGCCGAGGCGCTATCGAGCGTGTTGGCGCAGTCCTTTACTGATTTCGAGCTCTTGGTGGTCGACGATGGATCGAACGACGGCACGCTGGAGATTCTGCGCTCGTTCACCGACGAACGCCTCCACATTCATCAAAACGAGCGACGTTTGGGTATTCCCGGGAATTGGAACCGCTGTGTCGCGCTGGCTCGGGGGGAATACCTCACGATTTTCCACCAAGACGATATGATGCTGCCGGATAACCTGTCGCGCAAGATTCAACTGCTGACGCACGCTGCCGACGTTGGATTCGTGCATTCCGCCATCGAGTTGGCGCGGGACGGCTCTGCTCCCACGAATCCGCGCGAGTGGGTGGAAAATGCGCAAGCGGACTTTATCGTTGAAGGCTGCCGCTATTTCCGCAAACTGCTCTTTCATGAGAACTGCATTTGCGCTCCGACTGTGGTGACGCGACGCGAGGCCTTGCTGGCACTAGGCGGATTCGACGAGAATCTCAGTTATGCGTGCGACTACGAGATGTGGATGAAATTGTGCGTGGAAAACCGCGTGGGGTTTCTGGCCCAACCTTTGGTGCGCTATCGGTGGCACGAGAAGAATGCGTCGCATCTCTTTCGCTTCGGGCGCGGGGAGGAAGAAAATGCGCTTGCTCGCCTGCGGGCGCTTGATTTCTACCGGGCCAAGCAGCCGCAGTCAGAAGAATGCGAGATCGTCACGGACGCTGCCCTTGCTCTCCAGAAGGTGCGGGCGCGGCTCGAAGAGCTGGAACGATACAAGGTGTGGCTCGAGCAGCAAGTCGAAAATTGGCGCGGCTCGGCGGAAGAACGAGGCCGCTGGGCGGAGACGTTGGAACAAGGCAAAACCTGGCTTGAGCAACAGGTGCAAGCCTGGAAAGCGACGGCGGCGGAGCGCGGCCAGCGGGCAGAGGCATTGGAGCAGAGTCACAGCCGTTTAGAGCAGGAACTCAACGAATGGCAAAGCGCGGCGGCGGAGCGCTTGCCCACCCTTGTGTCGTCCGAGCCGGAGCGGGAACTAGACAAATGA